From Toxorhynchites rutilus septentrionalis strain SRP chromosome 2, ASM2978413v1, whole genome shotgun sequence, a single genomic window includes:
- the LOC129767166 gene encoding m7GpppN-mRNA hydrolase-like, giving the protein MVLPQTVVIPEHTLDYLANTYILCMSPSDRKDTYRICSQMRKAYWYYLDHICSTPPQKYTLKKFMLDLFKHVPFLKRKKKWIDGMLTKFSNRQMNLPVNGAIILSQDLTHVLLVESFTGKWGFPKGKSEDNEDPFACAVREVYEEVGYTIKADVGQLVYIEKKHRRIRFFEHKPKMRYDR; this is encoded by the exons ATGGTTTTGCCGCAAACTGTTGTCATTCCGGAGCATACCCTGGACTACTTGGCTAATACATATATATTGTGTATGTCGCCGAGCGATCGTAAAGATACGTATCGTATCTGCAGCCAAATGAGGAAAGCTTACTGGTACTACTTGGATCATATTTGTTCTACGCCCCCGCAGAAGTATACCCTGAAGAAATTCATGCTTGATCTCTTCAAACACGTCCCATTCCTGAAACGCAAGAAGAAATGGATCGACGGAATGTTGACGAAATTCTCAAATCGGCAGATGAACTTACCCGTGAATGGCGCTATTATATTATCGCAGGATTTGACGCACGTACTGCTGGTGGAATCATTCACGGGGAAATGGGGATTCCCCAAAGGCAAATCGGAGGATAATGAGGACCCGTTCGCTTGTGCCGTCCGCGAGGTTTACGAAGAGGTCGGTTACACGATAAAAGCCGATGTCGGCCAGTTGGTCTACATAGAGAAGAAACACAGAAG AATACGGTTTTTCGAACACAAACCAAAAATGAGATACGACAGATAA